In a single window of the Bufo bufo chromosome 5, aBufBuf1.1, whole genome shotgun sequence genome:
- the LOC121002493 gene encoding uncharacterized mitochondrial protein AtMg00810-like: MYLLIYVDDLIIAHKNSDEIAKLTGILNKHFETKDLGEVTYYLGIDIQREKDGSFLFNQSAKIESILQQFNMTEAKGTSTPMDTAYPKLEGEDDLLTSNEQYRQAVGALLYIATTTRPDIAAAMSLLCRRVDKPRQRDWNAIKRVMRYLKQTKDLSLKLSASGDLNLMGYVDSDWAGDHSTRKSTSGYLLKLGNSPISWSSKKQMSVALSSTEAEYISAAYASQEIVWLQQLLKDLGEATLEPTVLFEDNQACIKLTSEKISARTKHIDVRHHYIHDLVDQKVIVLVYCESEK; encoded by the coding sequence ATGTACCTGCTAATTTATGTGGATGACCTGATCATTGCTCACAAAAACAGCGATGAAATTGCAAAATTAACAGGAATACTCAATAAGCACTTTGAAACTAAAGACCTAGGTGAAGTGACATATTATCTTGGAATTGACATCCAGCGTGAGAAAGATGGAAGTTTCCTGTTCAACCAGAGTGCAAAAATTGAATCTATTCTTCAGCAATTTAACATGACAGAGGCCAAAGGAACAAGCACACCTATGGATACAGCCTATCCAAAGTTAGAAGGAGAAGATGATCTTCTCACATCTAATGAACAGTACAGACAAGCAGTGGGGGCACTTCTTTACATTGCAACCACTACACGTCCAGATATTGCAGCTGCCATGTCTCTTCTATGCAGGCGAGTTGATAAACCACGTCAAAGAGATTGGAATGCAATTAAAAGAGTTATGAGATATCTGAAACAGACAAAAGACTTGAGTTTGAAACTGTCAGCAAGTGGTGATTTAAACCTCATGGGATATGTGGACTCCGATTGGGCAGGTGACCACAGCACACGCAAATCCACAAGTGGTTACTTATTAAAATTAGGAAACAGTCCTATATCTTGGTCCAGCAAGAAACAGATGTCAGTGGCATTGTCTTCTACAGAAGCTGAATACATATCTGCAGCTTATGCCAGTCAAGAAATTGTGTGGTTACAGCAATTACTCAAGGATCTTGGGGAAGCAACATTAGAACCTACCGTCTTATTTGAGGACAATCAGGCTTGCATTAAGCTTACAAGTGAAAAGATTAGTGCAAGAACTAAGCACATCGACGTCAGACATCATTACATTCATGACTTAGTTGATCAGAAAGTGATTGTACTTGTGTATTGTGAGTCTGAAAAATGA